TAACCGTGTCTCGTTATTTACCATCGGCATATCGACATAACTTTTTAACGTTTGACAAAAATAATGCGGGGCACAGACCTGATGCACGGGCGTATTAACCCAAGCGCTGTTAGAACTGCGGTGGTCAACGACCTAATTTCcattaacatttacatatgATCAACCTAGTACCAGTCTGCTCAAAAAGCTACggactgcgttctgcatatACAGTTTGCTAAGAGCAGCGTCGTAATGAGTATTCATAATATGTAATGCGGTTAATAAAGTGCGAGTAAGCTGCGTTTTTGCATAATTACGCAtttaaaatcatagaaaacgCACATATATTAATATCGACGAGTTACAAACGCCACATAAAAAGCAGAATACGCAAacagtttcaaaatgaacgcgaactaaatcaaacaaatacatgtatttatgtgtTTAGTTTTTGGCCGCGTCCGGGAACTAGCTACTATCGGTTAAAAATAGAATCTGGTTCATCGGAATCGGACAGGTTTATTCCCCGGACATTAACTCGGAGAACTCgttaaaactatataaaattGGCGTATGGTATGAAAccaaagtgttgttttttaaatgaatgaataatattttattttatcatataatcaGTTTTTTAGGTGAGAGTAGTTCATTCATAagtattttttctatgtttaaaaaagCCTTAATCGGCTCTTacttaacattgttttaagattgttagtatgtacttacacataGTGAAGGGTTATGCGACTGTGTTAGTTCATACGAACAACGTTTCACCATtactaaatgcattttatacacttttacaattAAAGTCAAAGCGCATAAAGCGCTGAAAGGCTTTCGACTCCTACAATTTGTGAGTAAAGTCATATAATGAATGAAACGGAAAATGTGTGAAGATTTCTCAGTTCGTCTTAGAACTTTCAGCTCAGAGCCTTGAGCATGTTGCATGTGCATgtttataaaccatttatattcattttgtccacgagtgGCATAGGTAGAGAGCAATATTAAGATCCATCAATACACACAAGGAATAGGTAGTATACGTGGGTGATTCGATCCAGAAGAATTTTGAGCGAGGATCTTGTCATTGTAAAAAGAAACCTTGAACATAACTTAATTAGcttgtccaatgcattttgttgaatgcatttggtttagcggtcacaccctggtagtaaattaaACTCTACTCAGTCATGTTTTAAGTATAGAGTagtttttactaaaaaaaataatgcctaAATGCTTTATccattgcattgtattgtttatgaaaccaaagtTCCTGATGAGGTTTCATATGCAATTAAGTCTTATAATAAACTCCATTCCTTAGCAGTTATTTGGGTATTCCGCATATTAAATGAGTATGTCAAGTGACTGATACTCCatggtttttatttaattgagtATCAGCATAAAAAAGCTTTAGTATTAAGTATTTGCGAATGAATGCATATTCTATCTTTAGACGTTTATGTTTGTTGGTTTTACAAtaacatgactatactcacaaaacgtagCAGACCGAAAGCCTTtgaacgctttaagcgctttggtTAAATTCGAAAGaccagttgttgttttttgcttgacattttctgtacattttatgtttaacgAGATGCAGTGCACATtctgattttattattttttttttttattattattttttttttttgggggggggggctaaagcaCTCCATACATAATAGTATTTTTACTCTTAAGATAGCACaagaagaaaaatgcattttacacagCCATGTGTACAGTTATTCGgttaggttttttttaattaacgaACAGAATTGCAGTTGATTAAATGTACGTATATTGTACACATTGTCATAAACGAACTCTTGCCTCATCTAATTGAGAGGGAGTAGCTTCATCGGGTCCCATGTAGAGAGATGTGTCAGTTGGCTCACCATCCGTGATTAGAATCACCCTTGACGGTACTACGATGCCGTTCATAACACAGATTTGGTCTGCAAACATCGAAAATgtgtattacttatataatgtttcCATTTTATATTCGGACGGAATATTGGCAAGACCaaaacatagcatttatgatAGTTCCTGGTATACAAATCTTACATAATCAGACGATATGCGCAGactcattttattattattaaacaatatcaaaggactgaagggTCATACTTTAGGATCCAATATATGTGGCGGAGACCTGTGAGTGGAAATGTATAAACACAAACTTGAGCATACGCCACAAGGCTCCACCTCTTCTAGGGATGCAAACGTTTGCAACCCCATTATATACGTTAATTATTCGTCAGTACCATATACCCGCAATCAAAACACTCTCTTAACATACATACTACAGTGTAATTGGAAAAATACTAGAGACGGCTAGAGATTtacaaatgatgtattatttttttatttacgttCAGACGACCCAGCCGCTGCAAACGTCATCAATATCCCTGCCGTGAGTGGTGATGGTCCGCCTACCTTTAGTTGGCCTGCAAACACAAAATAGTCTTACAAGGGTACATGCACATTTCGTTTACATGAGGCATTCGTTCACGTACCTTTAAGTCTTGAAATGATACTTCCGGTTACTTCAGTATACTTTTATATAGTTCATATTCCGACTTATCTATAGATAATGATCAGGATAAAACAGCTCAATTTTAATGTGAAATATATGAGATATTTTCTTTTGTGCGTTTTTGTTTTCGGAATATAATGGTATTCCTTTTATTTCGATAGCTGTATGCAGTACGCGCAAATGAATTGACATGAAACACAGCCTTTTGAGTTGCACtttcacaaattgaacgttttgacaactttttttattttttgtcttggaacgaggcaatttttgcgaaaatcaatggaaactagtcaaataagactgctgacaaaaaatagattgcagatttttatatttaagttcaaaaattaatgttttattcattttccttaaaccgtaagtaaccataaaacattaattttcgaacggaaatatgaaaatatacgatctttttttgtcagcaaccttatatcattagtttgcagatatttacgcaaagatttgctctttcaacgacaaaaaaaaaagttgtaaatatggtcattctgtgagagtgcagctttaaagtgactcgctcatggtttgtaaaattcCCTTTTTATTACGaattaagtgtggcaaatcaaagagtgttaaaacaaaaataccaaaagctggaacccttcagcaaatgttgatatttgctcatttatgaaaaaaataacggATGTGGTGTTGCTCCTCGATTGTTATTGGCCCACAAATATGTGCGAACACCAAATACTTACTCAGTTTTTGCTCAAtgacatattaaaaacatagaTGGTATTCATAGTTACATACTGAACGCCGTTTTCAAACTTCTGTATTTGTTCGTTAACCGTTGTTGAACTTTGGTTTCATGTCCAAACGTAACTAAAGCAACGTGTTCTTCATCAATCCCTTGAGTTGCAAAAAACTCTAAACCTGTAAAGGCAAacagaacaaataaataaaactgtaatGTATTAAGTTTTCAAATAATCAAAAGCAATACATGAAGTCttcatttcttgtttgtttgttttttaatctcAACGTACGTTGTTGGGTAACGTGCATACACTTCCATTAAGTTATATTCTAAACATGCTAAAAATTCCATTTTAGATTCCAATTTGTAAGTAAACTGTGCTTAAAAGTAgcatatattatgtataatgaaTGGATATGCATGGATGGGCTACATGCGCCAATAAAAACTGCATGCTCAACCGGAAATATAGTCGTTGAAGAATGCGGTCACTTCCGGCCATGCTCCTTCCATACTCTCAGAGATATCTACCAAAATGATATTATGGACGCCTCCGAGATCTTTAATTCCAGAATCGTGACcttaaataaatggtttaaaaactGAAGTCCATAATAAATATGCTTAACATACATAACAACTCGCTACGTCGAAGTCGTCGAAATACAAAAAGCGTATAACTTATCCCAACACAATCGAAAAAggtcgacataaccagaacatcaagataacagagttcgacatagcaagtttccactgtatttcaaaatattatagaAACATAAATCAATTCACTAAACATTAGCTTAGCTCCGATCAAGATTATATTTGCTCgttttattttgatcatgtCGGAAATCATGTATTTCAGGGGTTTCGTTTTAAACAGTacttacatatgtatttttgtaaatcTAAAGGACCTCGTTCATGTTTAATGAGGTcagacatatttatattgtgtgAAATGTGCATAAAATGTCTGTAACAGTAATATAACGTACAAGAGCTCTAGctattgttgaaaaatatttaaaaaaattgacagaaaTTGCTCTAGTATGccgaaaagcgttagtaacgctacTAGACGCTGAACTATTTAAGCTTGGAATTACAAAATTCTGCACAAATGAGTATCTTCCAGCTGCTGTTTGTTAACAAAAGTAAGcaaaataactcaatttcaactcctttaaaacacacacacacacacacacacacacacacacgcacacacacacacacacacacacacacacatatttacaaacattaactCTGTGAATGAGACCAATTAACGTAAGGCCAAGTCAGTAGCTAACAAACATGTACCTTCTCCCATTTCTTTGCGCATGAGGAGATGCCATTCCATCATAGCCATCGTCTTGTGACCCTGGTATCTTTGACGAACAACTTCCACTGAAAGTAGTTGTGGCCTTTTCAAATTATATCACTTTCACTGAATCAATCCAAATAATTAAGCTTGTACAAGAGAGGATataagttaaaatgtttttaaactataTAATGAGTGTAACATTACCTTCAGTTTTACAAGACTCGCTGGATCTGCAAAAACATTGAGAAAGGTTTTGATTGTTTAGTCCTATCAATGACGTCATGAAGGAACATggacatttataaaacaatgtatacAAATTACGATTATCAAAGCAAAAACCAAACAGTAACAGAAACCAGAAATCAGggtatttcaaaaacattcatatCATTGGGTAAGAtcttctaaaaataataattgcagCAATACCCTTTCTTTCTTGACGTCTGATCAGCTTTGTTTCCTGCAGTTGCAAATGCGTTGATTTTAGTTACCACCTTAGCAGGTTTCTTTTCAAGCGCGTTGTCGTCTTTATTTTGGATGTCATGAGGTATTTCTCTTTGGCGTTGATCGATTCCTTGTTTAGTCTTACTTTCATTCCCAAGGACTTGTTGAGTGTCATCTTCAGTGTCATCTTTAGTGGGATCTTTAGAATGAGCTGAATTACCAGCAGCAACTTTGTTCTTACCATCCAAAACAGGCACATTTTTAGTGTTCGCCACTGAATCGTCAggacattttaaacatgtcaatTCTCTCTGTAATAATGTCAAACTACTGTTTAGTTCTGATACTTGCGTTTGCAGCTCTGAGCACCGCCGTTCATTCTCCGTGTGCGTGTCCTCCAGGCATTGGACTTTTATCTGAAGGCGGctaatttctgaaataaaatgcgTGATACGCTTTGATTTGTAAGATACTTAAATGATCTTATAGCACTTTTTGTAAGGCTAAAACTTAACATAAtgaaatggaaactacaggtgCATCATGCTTGGCGAACAGCCGAGCGTTTTAACAGACGTcaaacgagacacacaacgtctcAAAATAGCCTTAAGCTACAAGATCACATAAACAATAGTTCGTTATCAATTAATTGCAAGAGTTACTTAAAAAAGCTTTTATTACCTTCTTTCGTCTGAAATAGATCATCTGTGCTAAAAAAGAGCAATTAAGCATGAGTAGTCATCTAATAATATTGacttgtaaattttaaaataatcaacagTTCTATGATATGAAGAAGTTATAGAGATGATACTAAATAGTTACAATAGTGTAAGTCGATTTCATGAAGAAAGGCCGTACACATTAACTTAAAATTGTACAGTATGTTTTGTCTTAAAACTATATAAAGGTACTTTACTCGTAAGAGCTAGGAGATCAAGCCGTTTACAAACAGTTCTATTATATGAAATTGATCCCACCGCTATCAgcaccctccccccccccccccccgcccctcTCCCTTGTACCCGGTACTTTTGGACCTTTTTACGGAGTACTATGGACCAAAGAGGGTCAAACCTCAATAATAAGCATTAGGCCAAAATAATATTCGAAAAttggtag
The DNA window shown above is from Mya arenaria isolate MELC-2E11 chromosome 6, ASM2691426v1 and carries:
- the LOC128238157 gene encoding uncharacterized protein LOC128238157 isoform X1, producing the protein MDMGESDRLKTRFSDTHREITETKETCECILRRLHELLERPHICSCTDDLFQTKEEISRLQIKVQCLEDTHTENERRCSELQTQVSELNSSLTLLQRELTCLKCPDDSVANTKNVPVLDGKNKVAAGNSAHSKDPTKDDTEDDTQQVLGNESKTKQGIDQRQREIPHDIQNKDDNALEKKPAKVVTKINAFATAGNKADQTSRKKGSSESCKTEVEVVRQRYQGHKTMAMMEWHLLMRKEMGEGHDSGIKDLGGVHNIILVDISESMEGAWPEVTAFFNDYISGLEFFATQGIDEEHVALVTFGHETKVQQRLTNKYRSLKTAFSQLKVGGPSPLTAGILMTFAAAGSSEHQICVMNGIVVPSRVILITDGEPTDTSLYMGPDEATPSQLDETRSQVISEMEQARKFSLDVFFVPVGRANREFINLMAAVVNGKVISHQDGNQMSRRTFLTFQCGRLGGLISSSVSLSERDKSDIKEIKEKAFEKLVRNPSDDDDSYKEKSDCDLPVQGSRVRRGPEWRYDDDQDKGLAGTIVGHCDDGRRVWVDWDTPGSFLFHYRYGQGGAYDVILVDEKRRLGVGEIMAVGCQVKPGPGWKSSNTDIGLQCIGVVLRIHMAGAVPKALVRWENGARGEYSYMTESHSLPEIQLVSDDTATSTRQDLKPVVKRTRNKNKF
- the LOC128238157 gene encoding uncharacterized protein LOC128238157 isoform X3; the protein is MDMGESDRLKTRFSDTHREITETKETCECILRRLHELLERPHICSCTDDLFQTKEEISRLQIKVQCLEDTHTENERRCSELQTQVSELNSSLTLLQRELTCLKCPDDSVANTKNVPVLDGKNKVAAGNSAHSKDPTKDDTEDDTQQVLGNESKTKQGIDQRQREIPHDIQNKDDNALEKKPAKVVTKINAFATAGNKADQTSRKKGSSESCKTEVEVVRQRYQGHKTMAMMEWHLLMRKEMGEGHDSGIKDLGGVHNIILVDISESMEGAWPEVTAFFNDYISGLEFFATQGIDEEHVALVTFGHETKVQQRLTNKYRSLKTAFSQLKVGGPSPLTAGILMTFAAAGSSEHQICVMNGIVVPSRVILITDGEPTDTSLYMGPDEATPSQLDETRSQVISEMEQARKFSLDVFFVPVGRANREFINLMAAVVNGKVISHQDGNQMSRRTFLTFQCGRLGGLISSSVSLSERDKSDIKEIKEKAFEKLVRNPSDDDDSYKEKSDCDLPVQGSRVRRGPEWRYDDDQDKGLAGTIVGHCDDGRKLYASKIRRNNVTLHLFFHFCTAKGSVIPIETMISVYFKQYVFLFNLNGSIAIHYNCRLIKRCLILNGMENFREGDNGEGNTDRLK
- the LOC128238157 gene encoding uncharacterized protein LOC128238157 isoform X2, which produces MNFWKGHTYVLDDLFQTKEEISRLQIKVQCLEDTHTENERRCSELQTQVSELNSSLTLLQRELTCLKCPDDSVANTKNVPVLDGKNKVAAGNSAHSKDPTKDDTEDDTQQVLGNESKTKQGIDQRQREIPHDIQNKDDNALEKKPAKVVTKINAFATAGNKADQTSRKKGSSESCKTEVEVVRQRYQGHKTMAMMEWHLLMRKEMGEGHDSGIKDLGGVHNIILVDISESMEGAWPEVTAFFNDYISGLEFFATQGIDEEHVALVTFGHETKVQQRLTNKYRSLKTAFSQLKVGGPSPLTAGILMTFAAAGSSEHQICVMNGIVVPSRVILITDGEPTDTSLYMGPDEATPSQLDETRSQVISEMEQARKFSLDVFFVPVGRANREFINLMAAVVNGKVISHQDGNQMSRRTFLTFQCGRLGGLISSSVSLSERDKSDIKEIKEKAFEKLVRNPSDDDDSYKEKSDCDLPVQGSRVRRGPEWRYDDDQDKGLAGTIVGHCDDGRRVWVDWDTPGSFLFHYRYGQGGAYDVILVDEKRRLGVGEIMAVGCQVKPGPGWKSSNTDIGLQCIGVVLRIHMAGAVPKALVRWENGARGEYSYMTESHSLPEIQLVSDDTATSTRQDLKPVVKRTRNKNKF